In Delphinus delphis chromosome 11, mDelDel1.2, whole genome shotgun sequence, one genomic interval encodes:
- the LOC132433910 gene encoding vesicle-associated membrane protein-associated protein A, with protein sequence MASASGAMAKHEQILVLDPPTDLKFKGPFTDVVTTNLKLRNPSDRKVCFKVKTTAPRRYCVRPNSGIIDPGLTVTVSVMLQPFDYDPNEKSKHKFMVQTIFAPPNISDMEAVWKEAKPDELMDSKLRCVFEMPNENDKLNDIEPSKAVPLNAAKQDGPVPKPHSVSLNDTETRKLMEECKRLQGEMMKLSEENRHLRDEGLRLRKVAHSDKPGSTSAASFRDNVTSPLPSLLVVIAAIFIGFFLGKFIL encoded by the coding sequence ATGGCGTCCGCCTCCGGGGCCATGGCGAAGCATGAGCAGATCCTGGTCCTCGACCCGCCCACAGACCTCAAGTTTAAAGGCCCCTTCACAGATGTAGTCACTACAAATCTTAAGTTGCGAAATCCATCGGATAGAAAGGTGTGTTTCAAAGTGAAGACTACGGCACCTCGTCGATACTGTGTGAGGCCCAACAGTGGAATTATTGACCCAGGGTTGACTGTGACTGTTTCAGTAATGCTGCAGCCTTTTGACTATGACCCCAATGAGAAGAGTAAACACAAGTTTATGGTACAGACCATCTTTGCTCCACCAAACATTTCAGATATGGAAGCCGTGTGGAAAGAGGCAAAACCCGATGAATTGATGGATTCTAAATTGAGATGTGTATTTGAAATGCCcaatgaaaatgataaattgaaCGACATTGAACCCAGCAAAGCCGTTCCCCTGAACGCTGCGAAGCAGGACGGGCCCGTGCCAAAGCCACACAGTGTTTCCCTCAATGATACTGAGACGAGGAAGCTCATGGAAGAGTGCAAGAGGCTCCAGGGAGAGATGATGAAGCTATCGGAAGAAAACCGACACCTGAGAGATGAAGGCTTAAGGCTCAGAAAGGTAGCACATTCGGATAAACCTGGATCCACCTCAGCTGCATCGTTCAGAGATAATGTCACCAGTCCTCTTCCTTCACTTCTTGTTGTAATTGCAGCCATTTTCATTGGATTCTTTCTAGGGAAATTCATCTTGTAG